The Polycladomyces subterraneus genome includes a window with the following:
- a CDS encoding cytochrome P450, translated as MTTRFAGKLEVWWTRMRKESPLHYNREHQYWEVFRYEDVNRVLSDHHTFSSQNRRRQKEEPVFHDSILSLDPPQHTLLRSIVSRSFSPAFLREWEPRIRTIAKDLLLQTPPDFDLINHFAYPLPVTVIADMMGVPSKDQPMFRQWVDRLFTMENDPTNIRFADETKPDERKRIRSVQMDMKQYFRDIVHERKQRPQNDLISLLVDSHSHGQISEEEILSFCFLLLLAGHITTTNLIGNAVFSLAEDPETYRLVQKDHGHIPLFIEEVLRYHSPVRFVTRTAAHDVRLGGETLHAGETVVAWIASANRDEQVFDRPDRFIANRKPNPHLAFGKGIHFCLGAPLARMEAQIAMQALLSHWNRKEQIQIQEARPVKTVFLNGYEKLTIAS; from the coding sequence ATGACCACACGTTTTGCAGGAAAGCTGGAAGTTTGGTGGACCCGCATGCGGAAAGAATCGCCTCTTCACTACAATCGTGAACACCAGTATTGGGAAGTCTTTCGTTACGAAGACGTGAACCGGGTTCTGAGCGATCATCACACCTTTTCCTCGCAAAACCGGCGTCGCCAAAAGGAAGAGCCCGTCTTCCATGACAGCATCCTCTCCCTGGACCCACCACAGCACACCCTATTACGCTCCATCGTCAGTCGATCCTTCTCACCTGCATTTCTACGAGAATGGGAACCACGTATCCGTACCATTGCCAAGGATCTCCTATTGCAAACCCCGCCCGATTTCGACTTGATCAATCATTTCGCCTACCCGCTCCCGGTGACGGTCATCGCGGACATGATGGGCGTTCCTTCGAAAGATCAACCGATGTTCCGTCAGTGGGTAGATCGATTGTTCACCATGGAAAACGATCCTACCAACATCCGTTTTGCCGATGAAACCAAACCGGACGAACGAAAGCGTATTCGAAGTGTGCAGATGGATATGAAGCAATATTTCCGGGATATCGTTCACGAACGAAAACAACGTCCGCAAAACGATCTGATCTCCTTGTTGGTTGACTCCCATTCCCATGGACAGATTTCGGAAGAAGAAATTCTCAGTTTCTGTTTCTTGCTGTTGCTGGCGGGACATATTACGACTACCAACCTGATCGGCAATGCCGTCTTCTCTCTGGCCGAAGATCCTGAAACATACCGCCTTGTGCAGAAAGATCACGGGCATATCCCGCTGTTTATCGAAGAGGTGTTGCGATATCATTCTCCTGTTCGGTTTGTGACACGTACCGCCGCCCACGATGTCCGTCTGGGTGGGGAGACCCTCCATGCTGGAGAAACGGTGGTGGCGTGGATCGCTTCCGCCAACCGTGATGAACAGGTATTCGACCGTCCCGACCGTTTCATAGCGAACCGCAAACCCAACCCTCACCTCGCGTTTGGCAAAGGGATTCATTTTTGTCTGGGGGCACCACTGGCGAGAATGGAAGCACAAATCGCGATGCAGGCGCTCCTCTCTCATTGGAACAGGAAGGAACAGATTCAGATTCAGGAAGCCCGGCCTGTGAAAACGGTCTTTCTGAATGGATATGAAAAACTGACCATTGCTTCGTGA